In Xanthomonas theicola, a single genomic region encodes these proteins:
- a CDS encoding IS3 family transposase (programmed frameshift) — protein MNKKSSKFSPEVRERAVCLVREQRGEHSSTWAAVESIAPMIGCTPQTLLDWVKRSEIDSGERDGISTAERERLKALEREVKELRRANEILKTASGFFRAGGARPQTEVVNTYIDRYRDGHGVEPICKVLQVAPSAYRRYAARQRNPQLCCARSQRDAVLRIEIDRVWHANMRVYGADKVWRQLNREGIAIARCTVERLMRQQGLQGARRGKHIRTTRADPKASCPLDRVNRQFKADRPNQLWVSDFTYVSTWQGWLYVAFVIDVYARRIVGWRVSSRMTTDFVLDALEQALYARQPESKVSLIHHSDRGSQYVGIRYSERLAEAGIAPSVGSRGDSYDNALAETINGLYKAELIHRRGPWKTRESVELATLEWVAWFNHHRLLESIGYIPPAEAEANYYSQFMSTALMPA, from the exons ATGAACAAGAAATCAAGCAAGTTTTCCCCTGAAGTCCGCGAGCGTGCGGTGTGCCTGGTTCGGGAGCAACGCGGCGAGCATTCATCGACGTGGGCTGCGGTCGAATCGATTGCACCAATGATAGGCTGCACGCCTCAGACGCTGCTGGACTGGGTCAAGCGCTCCGAGATAGATAGCGGCGAGCGGGATGGCATCAGCACTGCTGAGCGTGAACGTCTCAAGGCACTGGAGCGTGAGGTCAAGGAATTGCGTCGAGCCAACGAGATTCTCAAGACCGCTAGTG GTTTTTTTCGCGCAGGCGGAGCTCGACCGCAAACTGAAGTCGTAAATACTTATATCGATCGCTACCGGGATGGCCACGGGGTCGAGCCGATCTGCAAGGTATTGCAGGTTGCCCCATCGGCGTACCGGCGTTATGCAGCGCGGCAACGTAACCCTCAATTGTGTTGCGCCCGCAGCCAGCGCGACGCGGTACTGCGTATTGAGATCGACCGGGTGTGGCACGCCAACATGCGCGTGTATGGTGCCGATAAGGTCTGGCGGCAGTTGAACCGTGAAGGCATTGCTATCGCACGTTGTACGGTGGAGAGATTGATGCGTCAGCAAGGACTTCAGGGAGCACGGCGCGGCAAACATATTCGCACCACGCGTGCCGATCCGAAGGCGTCATGCCCGCTGGACCGAGTCAATCGTCAGTTCAAGGCGGATCGTCCCAATCAGCTTTGGGTCTCCGACTTTACCTATGTATCGACTTGGCAAGGTTGGCTGTACGTCGCCTTCGTTATCGACGTGTATGCCCGGCGTATCGTTGGCTGGCGCGTGAGCAGCCGCATGACGACGGACTTCGTCCTGGATGCACTGGAACAGGCGCTCTATGCTCGCCAACCGGAGAGCAAGGTTAGCCTGATCCATCATTCCGACAGAGGATCGCAATATGTTGGAATTCGCTACAGCGAACGATTGGCCGAAGCCGGCATTGCGCCATCGGTTGGCAGTCGTGGGGACAGCTACGACAACGCCTTGGCCGAAACCATCAATGGTCTATACAAGGCGGAATTGATTCATCGTCGTGGACCCTGGAAAACCAGGGAATCCGTCGAACTGGCCACGCTCGAATGGGTGGCCTGGTTCAACCATCATCGACTGCTGGAATCCATCGGCTATATCCCTCCGGCAGAAGCTGAGGCAAACTACTACAGCCAATTCATGAGCACTGCCTTGATGCCGGCTTAA
- a CDS encoding ABC-type transport auxiliary lipoprotein family protein: protein MKPTRALLIAVPALLLASCSALTGSGKDPVTIYAPDVRVAPDPSWPQVAWQLAITKPSAARVVDSPRIAVRPSPDELQVYSGVSWAQPATDMLEDTLLRAFEDSGRIPGVARLGTGIRADYKLVLDLRRFESDYAGREVPSATIELNAKLLYTPDQRVVASRTFLAAQPAAGTAQAQVADAFGQALAQLTGDVVGWTLQQGQTDAAKALAPQPMIVPVPRH from the coding sequence ATGAAGCCGACGCGCGCCCTCCTGATCGCCGTCCCGGCCCTGCTGCTCGCCAGTTGCTCCGCGCTGACCGGCAGTGGCAAGGACCCGGTGACGATCTACGCGCCCGACGTGCGCGTGGCGCCGGACCCGTCCTGGCCGCAGGTGGCCTGGCAGCTGGCGATCACCAAGCCCAGCGCCGCACGCGTGGTCGACAGCCCGCGCATCGCAGTGCGGCCCAGCCCTGACGAACTGCAGGTGTACAGCGGCGTCAGCTGGGCGCAGCCGGCCACCGACATGCTCGAAGACACGCTGCTGCGCGCGTTCGAGGATTCCGGGCGCATCCCCGGCGTGGCCCGGCTCGGCACCGGCATCCGCGCCGACTACAAGCTGGTGCTGGACCTGCGCCGCTTCGAATCCGACTACGCCGGCCGCGAGGTACCCTCGGCCACGATCGAACTCAACGCCAAGCTGCTGTACACGCCCGACCAGCGCGTGGTCGCCTCGCGCACCTTCCTTGCCGCGCAGCCGGCGGCCGGCACCGCCCAGGCGCAGGTCGCCGACGCCTTCGGCCAGGCGCTGGCGCAGCTGACCGGCGACGTGGTCGGCTGGACCCTGCAACAGGGGCAAACGGATGCCGCGAAGGCGCTGGCGCCGCAGCCGATGATCGTACCGGTACCGCGACACTGA
- a CDS encoding transposase, whose protein sequence is MTRRRGRSPRGQRCIASAPYGHWKTTAFIAGLRHDAITDPWGLDDPMNGAAFLAYIQRRLCPTLRPGDIVVADDLSCH, encoded by the coding sequence ATGACGCGACGGCGAGGGCGTTCGCCACGCGGCCAGCGCTGTATCGCCTCGGCCCCCTACGGTCACTGGAAGACCACCGCCTTCATTGCCGGCTTACGCCATGATGCGATCACCGACCCATGGGGATTGGACGACCCAATGAATGGCGCTGCTTTTCTCGCCTATATCCAAAGGCGCCTGTGCCCCACCCTGCGCCCGGGCGACATCGTGGTCGCCGACGACCTGTCATGCCACTGA
- a CDS encoding winged helix-turn-helix domain-containing protein has product MEKRDMRSLPREAREERRRQAIALRKRGWTYEEIAEQTDLSRTGVFDICKRSALEGATALRDEPGGRSVNGGCALTQQQGVGLRVLVRERMPGQSKMSFAFWRRHAVRALIRPRCGLTLTWQGVGLYPARWGFTPQKPMRRACEQRRKRCRHGGARRPRRWRAGQNEPPRILRRLELLRE; this is encoded by the coding sequence ATGGAAAAACGCGACATGAGATCGCTTCCTCGTGAGGCACGGGAAGAGCGGCGTCGGCAGGCGATCGCCCTGCGCAAGCGCGGCTGGACCTACGAAGAGATTGCCGAGCAGACGGACCTGTCCCGTACGGGGGTGTTCGACATCTGCAAGCGATCTGCGCTCGAAGGCGCGACGGCCTTGCGCGACGAACCCGGCGGACGTTCGGTGAATGGAGGTTGCGCGCTGACGCAGCAACAGGGAGTGGGCCTTCGCGTCCTGGTGCGCGAGCGGATGCCGGGCCAGTCGAAGATGTCGTTCGCGTTTTGGAGGCGACATGCCGTGCGGGCGTTGATCCGGCCGCGATGCGGTTTGACGCTGACATGGCAGGGTGTCGGCCTGTATCCGGCGCGCTGGGGCTTCACACCGCAAAAGCCGATGAGGCGGGCCTGCGAGCAGCGACGGAAGCGGTGCAGGCATGGCGGAGCGAGACGTCCCCGGAGATGGCGCGCCGGGCAAAATGAACCGCCCCGGATTTTGAGGAGGCTCGAACTCTTGAGAGAATAG